The Filimonas lacunae genomic sequence AACAACATGCAGGTAAAACCTGGTTTATTACGGGCGCTTCCCGTGGATTTGGACGCATATGGACAGAAGCAGCCTTGAAACGGGGTGATAAGGTTGCTGCTACCGCACGTAAACTGGAAAGCATTGCCGATTTTAAGGAAAAATATGGGGAGAATGTGCTTACACTGGAACTGGATGTTACCAAACCCGGCCAGGCAAAAGCAGCCGTAGAGCAGGCACATGCACATTTTGGCAAACTGGACATTGTACTCAACAATGCCGGCTACTCGCTGGTAGGTACTGTTGAAGAAGCCAGTGCAGACGATATCAGGCTACTCTATGAAACCAATGTTATTGGCCCTGTTGCGGTGATACAGGCTGCCCTGCCTTTACTGCGCCAGCAAGGCGGTGGACATATCATTGGCACCTCCAGCAACGTGGGGCATATCACCTACCCGGTAATTGGCTACTACTGCTCTTCTAAATGGGCTTTTGAAGCCATTCATGAAAGCTTGGCTGCAGAAGTAAAAGCCTTTGGCATTCACGTAAGCCTTAT encodes the following:
- a CDS encoding SDR family NAD(P)-dependent oxidoreductase; translated protein: MAQQHAGKTWFITGASRGFGRIWTEAALKRGDKVAATARKLESIADFKEKYGENVLTLELDVTKPGQAKAAVEQAHAHFGKLDIVLNNAGYSLVGTVEEASADDIRLLYETNVIGPVAVIQAALPLLRQQGGGHIIGTSSNVGHITYPVIGYYCSSKWAFEAIHESLAAEVKAFGIHVSLIEPGAYATEFGSQDSLKFTQNLDLYNDFKANFFTQLRGLERGNPNATTDAVFALVDAAEPPLRFHLGKHNLPTVRAAYAERLKTWEEWDAISSAAQGQVE